A genomic stretch from Telopea speciosissima isolate NSW1024214 ecotype Mountain lineage chromosome 7, Tspe_v1, whole genome shotgun sequence includes:
- the LOC122670151 gene encoding R3H domain-containing protein 1, with protein sequence MESPSLTQDNSNNQNEGNVSGAPQVDAFLMEALQNPRHRLTVLRMELDIQRCMQNPDQLQFEFHHFPTSYLRLAAHRIAQYYGLQSMVLDNVVDGLGTRIVVRKTSESRYPTVCLSEVPPKQSENDKPEKVKIAVRPRPNKASQNDVSELGVERSPVRTVEERKEEYDRARARIFSNPSSSDSEGASSASSEGRSLCSTKDEGEGSRSVNNETAKAPSARDSGSRVAIFRDMEKDRSDPDYDRSYERYVRGLTCNQGFSLGHFNIQGFQPSFMQYESGFPHLPRTQTSSSYGPSSPVMNPFCAMGLNKIPGDGVYMQWPNPAMIYAESYEQLRHACFQAAFYPQPLSFDYSQNH encoded by the exons ATGGAATCTCCTTCCCTAACGCAGGACAACTCCAACAACCAGAACGAGGGGAATGTATCCGGGGCTCCTCAGGTGGATGCCTTCTTGATGGAGGCTCTTCAGAATCCTCGCCACCGTCTTACCG TTCTGCGAATGGAGTTGGACATCCAGAGGTGTATGCAAAACCCTGATCAACTACAGTTTGAGTTCCATCATTTCCCAACTTCCTACCTGAGGCTTGCAGCACATCGTATTGCTCAATACTATGGTTTGCAATCAATGGTGTTGGACAATGTTGTGGATGGGTTAGGAACAAGAATAGTGGTCAGAAAAACATCTGAAAGCAGATATCCTACAGTCTGTCTATCTGAAGTTCCTCCGAAACAGTCAGAAAATGATAAACCTGAAAAGGTTAAGATTGCTGTCAGGCCAAGGCCAAATAAAGCATCCCAAAATGATGTGAGTGAACTGGGAGTTGAACGCAGTCCTGTGAGAACTgttgaagagagaaaagaggaatatgACAGAGCACGGGCCCGTATTTTCAGTAACCCTAGCAGTTCCGACTCAGAAGGTGCATCTTCTGCCTCAAGTGAGGGAAGAAGTTTGTGTTCAACTAAGGATGAGGGTGAAGGTTCCAGGAGTGTTAATAATGAAACTGCAAAGGCCCCTAGCGCTCGAGATAGTGGTTCTAGAGTTGCCATCTTCAGAGACATGGAGAAGGATCGTTCTGATCCTGATTATGACCGAAGCTATGAGAG GTATGTTAGGGGCCTCACATGTAATCAGGGCTTTAGTTTGGGACATTTCAACATTCAGGGCTTTCAGCCTTCATTCATGCAATATGAATCCGGTTTTCCTCACTTGCCACGGACTCAAACATCCTCCAGCTATGGGCCTTCAAGTCCAGTTATGAACCCTTTTTGTGCCATGGGATTGAATAAGATTCCTGGAGATGGTGTCTATATGCAGTGGCCAAATCCTGCAATGATTTATGCAGAATCTTATGAGCAACTTAGGCATGCTTGTTTCCAG GCTGCATTCTATCCGCAACCCTTGAGCTTTGATTATTCACAAAACCATTAG